One genomic window of Cololabis saira isolate AMF1-May2022 chromosome 3, fColSai1.1, whole genome shotgun sequence includes the following:
- the abhd16a gene encoding phosphatidylserine lipase ABHD16A, whose protein sequence is MAWTFLRCVSGPHLTRIHRSPDQSGPDSRRGRNYQPRTLEKHTDNLLGWASTLWSLSYYSSPLLLSYLYRKGYICSSKLVPVSQLVGTVIVCLLGVACLRGWGRWKNSDYVQFISVLEESRKNLSSENKRKLRSYNFDFSHWPSDFRSTEVSSPKLSKAGVSLLKPEPKLRGTADTVLNSVRTLPCHIIGFLVTHSFGRRMLYPGSVGLLQKAMRPMLHQGQAKLIEEYGGQRNKLVACDGNEIDTMFVDRRRDGGEKGKTLVICCEGNAGFYEVGCMNTPLEGGYSVLGWNHPGFGGSTGVPFPQNEANAMDVVIQFAVHKLGFQLSDIVIYAWSIGGFTATWAVMSYPEIQSVVLDASFDDLLPLALKVMPESWRPLVQHTVRQYMNLNNAEQLLKYQGPVQLIRRTRDEIITTAGPDDIMSNRGNNLLVKLLQYRYPKIMTEEGIRIVKQWLGASNPIEETSVYSSYEVDDEWCVSVLQSYQADGEVLFPWSVGEDMTPEGRQQLALFLARKHMRNFESTHCTPLPAAEFHSPWRL, encoded by the exons ATGGCGTGGACGTTTCTCCGCTGCGTCTCAGGGCCTCATCTAACACGAATTCACCGATCACCGGACCAGTCTGGACCCGACAGCAGGAGG GGAAGAAACTACCAACCCAGGACTCTGGAAAAACACACCGACAATCTTCTTGGTTGG GCTTCGACACTGTGGTCTCTGTCCTACTACAGCTCTCCCCTGCTGCTCAGCTACCTCTACAGGAAAG GCTACATCTGTAGCAGTAAATTGGTTCCAGTGAGTCAGTTGGTGGGAACCGTGATTGTGTGTCTTCTCGGAGTGGCCTGTCTGAGAG GCTGGGGGAGATGGAAAAACTCTGACTATGTTCAGTTTATCTCTGTTCTGGAGGAATCGAGGAAGAATCTCTCATCAGAAAACAAG AGAAAACTGAGGTCCTACAACTTTGACTTCTCACACTGGCCATCGGATTTCAGATCGACAGAAGTCAGCAGTCC GAAACTGAGCAAAGCTGGCGTTTCTCTGCTGAAGCCAGAGCCCAAACTAAGAGGAACAGCAGACACTGTCCTTAACTCTGTGCGCACGTTGCCATGCCACATCATCGg GTTTCTTGTTACTCATTCATTCGGGAGGAGGATGCTGTACCCTGGCTCTGTGGGTTTACTGCAGAAAGCGATGAGACCCATGCTGCACCAAGGCCAGGCTAAGTTGATAGAAGAG TATGGTGGCCAAAGAAACAAGCTAGTGGCCTGTGACGGTAATGAGATCGACACAATGTTTGTGGATCGAAGGAGAGATGGTGGAGAGAAAGGCAAAACTCTG GTCATCTGCTGTGAGGGGAATGCAGGCTTTTATGAGGTGGGCTGCATGAACACTCCTCTGGAGG GTGGCTACTCTGTACTGGGCTGGAACCACCCTGGCTTTGGAGGTAGCACT GGAGTGCCATTCCCTCAGAATGAGGCCAATGCCATGGATGTGGTTATCCAGTTTGCAGTACATAAGCTTGGTTTCCAACTGAGTGATATTGTCATATATGCATGGTCCATAGGAGGCTTCACAG CCACTTGGGCAGTGATGTCTTACCCAGAGATTCAGTCCGTAGTGTTGGATGCTTCCTTTGATGATCTGCTGCCTCTGGCTCTCAAAGTGATGCCGGAAAGTTGGA GACCTTTGGTACAACACACAGTGAGGCAATACATGAACCTCAACAATGCAGAGCAGCTTCTCAA ATACCAAGGACCAGTCCAGCTGATCAGGAGGACCAGAGATGAAATCATCACCACAGC GGGTCCAGATGACATCATGTCCAACAGAGGAAACAACCTCTTGGTCAAACTTCTGCAGTACAG GTATCCTAAAATAATGACAGAGGAAGGGATCCGAATTGTCAAACAATGGCTTGGAGCTTCTAATCCAATAGAAGAAA CATCTGTGTACAGCAGCTATGAAGTGGACGATGAGTGGTGCGTGTCTGTGCTGCAGTCTTATCAGGCAGACGGAGAagttttgtttccatggagTGTTG GTGAGGACATGACTCCAGAGGGAAGGCAGCAGTTGGCTCTTTTCTTG gCGAGGAAGCACATGCGAAACTTTGAGTCGACACATTGCACTCCTCTCCCTGCCGCCGAGTTCCACTCACCCTGGAGACTCtaa